AAATCTGAACATGGAAAATCAGGGACGTGTAAGAGATatacaaattgaaaacaaaatgcaaGTTATAAGAAAATCATCAAAAGGCATGtgtataattttaattgtaaggaataaaagcaaACTTATTTCATAAAAATCATCAACGAAGTCTACCAAACATTAAATTACAATAAGATAAAAGAACAGAGAATATAATATCCTTAGCCAATGTGTCCAAGTAAGCCAAGTAGATGGGAGATTTTAAGTTTCAGTACAATTGAATTCCATATATGATGCATAATCTGATTTTAGCAAATAGAAACATACCAGACAGTTTATAGCTGCATAACATTTCTCCTTTAACCAATATCCATATGCCAAATTgactacaaaaagaaaataagtaaataagtAAACGCTGCCATGACATATGAATAAGCTGGCAAAGTCAATCCATATTTTAAATCAGAATGAAAGCTAGCATGCATCACAAACCAAGCACAATAAGAGCTATTAACTATTAAGGaactctttctctttgtttctcaATTCCATAGGAATTTTATCCAATTGAAACGAATATGTTAACCAAaaaatcttcttctcctcgaGCGTGGTCCATCTCCTTCTTCATTGCCCTTTCTCTCTAAAGTTGTGGGAAACACTATTGAAGGAAGTCAACACGGTGTGGGTAATAACAGAAGGCTGCTTTGAACTTTTTTCCATCAGAATTGATGCTTTGGGAAGGGGAAAGAAAGCCAAAATTCTCTGGGGTAGTCTGATGCAGGCAGTGGTTTGGAACCTATGGCTGGAACGTAACAGGAGAATTTTTGAGGATTATAAGGGAGTGGGAGTGGCAGAATTATGGGATAGagtgaagttttgggctgcccTTTGGGCATCAACTTCCCTTGCCTTTAAGGATGTACCCTATCCTACCATTATGCGCAATCTGCTGGCCGTAGTATCTTAGGGGGTTGTTTTATGTTTGGTTGGTTAGATATGTGTTGAGTGGCCTTGTGTCTGTTTCACTGGCtagtgttttttctttttatctgcGTTCTAAATGCCCTTGTTTTGATCCTTacaatttgaataaaaatgtttctattcaaaaaaaataaataaaaaaaaaaaaaaaatcttcttctcctccactTCTTCTGTGGGATGCAAATGAGAAAACCCTGCCACCTCCATCACACGATGAAGAGAATAAGAACTGCTGCTTCCCAACATTTTTGTTTCCTATTATGTGTTTTCTCACCATTGACCCTTAACattttataattacaaacaaacattgtttaaaaagaaacaaaaaagaaagatgtgCAATAACCCTCTTCCCGTCCCTATCTAGAGCATACCGATCGTGCATTATTCTCTTATCCTTGAGTCAAACTTGCCAAAATGTTAATGGATGCATACTTGGAGTATCGGTTACATATCTAGCCACATCAGGTGTCTGATAGGCAGTATCCATATCCAATGCTCCATATAAAATCTTGGAGTATCTTGTGCTTCATAGATTTTAAGCTTATACAACTTgctcataaaaatttaaaaataaggcacaaagaaataataaataaatagatatCTGACAAAACAAACTATGCTTTAAACTCCTTGTGAATTTACTTAATTTGGCAGGTGAGCTAAAATCACTGGAGTAAGGGAAGCAGGAAAAGGAATTACAGGACCAAACAACCAGTTGCAAAGGTTGGCTAGATAACCAGTTCATCCATACACACCTTTATAACACTAatctaaaagaaaaacaaaaatgcgcACAAGAATAATTACCTACACCCAGAGCTAGTACATTTGGAAGTGGGCGAGTACAATAGAACAAAAGGTGGAACTGAACTGCAGTTAATATAACAAAGAAAGCTTCTACTTGAAGTCCAAACTTATGTCTAACCTgcagaaatgaaataaatttaagggttagcaccaaaaaaaaaaaaaatttaattaaagggttacttattttattttattttatttataagaaataaaaactttatTAAACTGAACAAAACACAATAAGTCCAATGGACAAAAAGTACAATGACAACTTAAAATACCTAATTGAATCATGAAAAGTATGGAGGATAATCataaaaacatttttaaaaattaagtcaACGGTATTAAAGCTACCAGTTAAATCCAGATTGTAGCACAATTCTTTCTTGCATCCAACTTTAAGTAATGGAAACAAGGCATGCAAgttggatttttctttcagTTGCAAGAAAGGTTATCAAATATATTAAGAACATATGCATCACAAGTTTTTCCCcctttatttttaacattGCATATATATTTTGGCATGTAATTGTGGAGTCTTATGACTTATTTACCTTAGGACCACAAGTTAAAGGATATACAGCCATAACAAGTCAAAACAGGCATCACATCTGGTTTCAGAAAAAGGATGAAACTACGTGAAAATGAACAAGGATTAAACAAGAACATACCTGAAGACGAAAGAAACGTAATGTAGATAATATGACACCACCTAATGCCAAACGAACTGGCAAACAACAACTAAAACAATTTAGCAAAggttaatataaaacataTAATACAACAAATAAACGGTTAGAATAGATGTTCAAAGAGAATGAAAAGCATACTTCAAAGCATTTCatttaacttttttcttttcataagtAATAAACTTTCTTAATACATGATCCTAAGTAcataataaatatatgagagtaTGCCTTTCAATTCCGACCAAATGTACCACATAATGCGCAAACAAAGTGCTCTACAAACAACTCCTCTAAGAGACTAGATGACCTTCCAAATCACAGCAAGCAAGAAGGTCGCCCACAAATCTCAGCATGGCCATGAACACAAAAGAATGGACACTAATCTATATGAAGAGTAGATCAGAAGGTGGAATCATCACCTATTTGGTCCCATCTTCTGGGCTGTCATTCGTAGAAACAAAGCACAGATGAATGTAAATTTCAAGCAATTAAAGTACTAACCTGCAAAAAGACTATAAATCTTTGATACATGCAACAAGTCCATTGCTAAAACAGAAGGAGCTGCCAAACTTGATACAAGCAATGCACCTAGAAGAATGACGTAACGTAGTAATAAGTGAAATTAACCTTTTGgaacatttaataatttatcaaCGAATCAGTACAATTTCTGATTATCTGATTAATGGCTCTATGAgacaaaaccctaaaacaattaaaactGCACAAGAAATATGGGGATTGCCCCAAAAGCCTTTTTTTGCAGTGTTACTTGTTTAAACTGTAATCGCAAGCGTAGCAGTATTAAGCAAGTTTTACAAGCTTACCAAGGAAAGTGCGAGGAACCACTCCAGGGAACTCCAAATGATCATACTATCAGGAAGGCCAAACATCCATCCAACTGAACAGTTAGGCAAAAGGGCTAACATATTCCAGAGAATAACAGTTCACAGAACCATATAAAGAGACAGATAAGTAAACTTACATTATCTAAGTGATGTCGATGATATAGTATATCATGCATTGCCTGATAACAAacaagagggaaaaaaaaacacaaagttaGCATGCAGAAGAACTATAGAAGCCAAAAGAAGCAAGATAGGATAAAGAAGTCGGTTGCCCAGATGACAAACTCATCTTCCCATTATCAGTTATCAAACAAAAGTTGAACTTCAAATATTCATTTAAATTCTAGCTCATATACTGTACAGAAAAACAGTTTGGCCTGTTTgacatttcttttctctttacTATCTGAAATAATGAAAATCTTTTCATTTCCAACatttttctcagcaaccacaATTACATATGCGCGAGCTGAAAAATTACAAGTATATAACACCACAAATCATTcgtaaattaataatttaactCTCTAAGGTGTATATTTCccatttttctcaatttctcaCACTTTCGGCAAGCAACTTACAGAGAGAGTGGCAAAGAAAAGTTTTACCTGAACATTGAAGCTTTCTTCAACCTTAGTGTAGGGCGCCATGAACACATAAAACGCAGCTATGGATCCAAGTAGCAAATCGTAACCATAGCGCTCAAGAAAATTCGAAGACTTGGAAGCCATTGTAactttagagagagagagagagagagaagcactGAAGGAATTTTACAGGTCTACAGAACTGAGCTTCGTAGTTGCAAATTGGGCTTATTGGATGGGCTGGAGTGATGCTTTATTGGGCTTGGGCTTTCCTTCAGCTCAACCTTTGAAACAATCTTGAACATCGTCAAAAGACTCGAAACTCGATCTGACTCGGAGTAACAGGCCAACGGCCATTGCAGATAGGCCATGGAAGCTGTAACAATAACCTCACCGCCTCTCTCTCTGCACCATCACTCTTTCCCGCCAAACATTTGGTTCACCGCCACCAACTGCAATAACTGTAAGAACCACCAAACTTTCAAGATGAAAGCTTTAACACGACGGCAACAAAAGACTCCGACTTTTGCCGAAAACGACGCGTTTCCGGACTCTTTACCACTCCATACCAAGAACCCACATGCCATTTACAAGGACATACAGAGCTTCGCAAGGCGCAACAAGCTCAAGGAGGCCCTGAGCATCTTGGACTACTTAGACCAACAGGGCATCCCAGTTAACGCCACCACATTCTCTTCCCTTATCGCCGCTTGCGTCCGTACAAGGTCTGAAGATCATGGAAAGCAAATCCACACGCATATACGGATTAACGGGCTCGAAAGCAACGATTTTATACGTACGAAGTTGGTCCATATGTACACTAGTTTTGGTTCGGTGGAACATGCACAACAGCTGTTCGATGAAAGCTCTAGCAAGAGTGTGTACTCGTGGAATGCCTTGCTTAGAGGCACTGTCATTTCGGGTGGGAGGCGATACCGGGATGTTCTTCGTACTTATACGGAGATGAGGGCCTTAGGGCTCGAGTTGAATGTGTATTCTTTCTCTAGTGTAATGAAGAGCTTTGCGGGTGCTTCGGCGCTTTCACAAGGTTTAAAGACGCATGCCCTTTTGGTTAAGAATGGTTTTATTGATAGCTCAATTGTTCGGACGAGTTTGGTTGATTTGTACTTTAAATGTGGCAAGATTAAGCTTGCCTACCGCGTTTTTGAAGAATTCGGTGAACGAGATGTTGTTGTATGGGGAACCATGATTGCAGGTTTTGCGCATAATAGGCGGCAAAGGGAAGCTCTGGAGTATGCTAGGATGATGGTAGATGAAGGAATAAGGCCGAATTCGGTTATATTGACTAGTATTCTTCCTGTGATTGGAGATGTTGGGGCTCGAAAACTAGGGCAGGAGGTTCATGCTTTTGTGCTGAAGACAAAGAGTTATTCGAAGCAGATTTTCATTCAATCTGGCTTGATAGATATGTATTGCAAGTGTGGAGACATGGATATGGGGAGGCGGGTTTTTTATCACTCAAAGGAGAGGAATGCAATTTGTTGGACTGCTTTGATGTCGGGTTATGTTGCAAATGGGAGGCCTGAGCAAGCATTGCGATCGGTGATTTGGATGCAGCAGGAAGGGTTTAAGCCTGATTTGGTCACGGTTGCCACCGTCCTTCCAGTTTGTGCAGAGTTGAAGGATTTGAAACGAGGGAAGGAGATTCATGCTTATGCTGTCAAGAATTGTTTCTTGCCCAATGTATCTATAATTTCTTCCTTAATGGTAATGTACTCAAAATGTGGAATCTTTAAGTACTCTAGAAGACTGTTTGATGGGATGGAGCAGAGAAATGTCATTCTCTGGACAGCCATGATTGATTCCTATATTGACAACGGGTGCCTATATGAGGCACTTGGTGTGATAAGGTCAATGCTCTTATCAAAGCACAGGCCAGATTCGGTTGCAACGGCAAGGATTTTGACTATTTGCAATGGACTGAAGAATTTGAAGCTTGGGAAGGAAATCCATGGACAAGTTTTGAAGAAGGATTTTGAGTCCATCCCTTTCGTTGCATCTGAAATAGTGAAAATGTATGGGCACTGTGGAGCAGTTGATCATGCAAAGTCAGCTTTCAATATAATCCCTGTCAAGGGTTCAATGACATGGACTGCAATTATAGAGGCTTATGCCTACAATGGCATGTATCGGGATGCTATCGATCTTTTCGATGAGATGAGATCTAAAGACTTCACTCCAAACCATTTCACTTTCCAAGTGGTTCTATCTATCTGCGACCGGGCTGGATTTGTCAATGATGCTAGCCGTATCTTCCATTTGATGTCTCGTGTATATAAAGTGAAGGTTTCTGAAGAGCAATATTCTCTGATCATTGGACTTCTTACTCGTTTTGGTCGCGTTAAGGAGGCTCAAAGATTTTTACAGTTGAGTTCGTCTCTGTAGTAACAAGGATAATTGAACCTTCCTTCTTTCATGTGTAAATTTATTCAGCTCCTGAAATGAAACTTCTTTGTGATCatcagtttttcttttctgctaTTTCACAAGTGTATAGAGACCCATTTGTATCTTCATGTATCCTAGCATTTCTGTTTTATCAGGATTTCTTTGACATCGCGGATGAGAAAAATAGGTGATCAGTAATTTTTTTCCAGACAAATATATTTCAGATACAAGTGCCTCATTTGTTTGCTGGTCAATGCAGCAGCGGTTTCTAGTTTCCTATATAGCCTTGTATAACCAAATAATTTACTTCATAGGCCAtgtttggattggattatAAGGTAAAAATGGATCACATTGAATGGGAGAGGATAACACTAATCCAATGATGTGTTTGGTGCTAAACATGATCAAGAGGCTAGATTAATTGAAATATGCTATTACATAGCCCTGGCAAGATTAGacataatccaattcatattGTTTTTACGGTACCAAACTGGATAATCCCGTTCTCCTGGAATTATGTCTAATTGCATTACATAATtcagtttaccaaacgggaTAATCCAGTTTTCCTGGAATGGAATTGAGAAATctctttgaataaaataaaacaaatctcAAATATGAACAATTGGAGCAACTATGGTGTAacattataaacaaaaaatctgCAATTCTTAAGCTCAAACTATCAAAATACTTGGTTAAGTAAGAACAAGCAATTAAGAAACAAAGATATTAACCCAATACAGAATCGAACCAGTTTAACTCAAAAGGGTGGTCAGTGGACCCATCATCAAGGGGATTGACAAACATATACACATGGGACCCATCTTGGACTCCATAATCTACGAGCAAAACCCCATCCACATCATCTTTGATGAGATGGCAACgatgatgatcatgatcatcaGTGTCAAGAATGAAAATCAGACGGTCATAAGGGAGCTTCTGTTGGACCTCGATTTCCCGCTTCAGATCAGCAACAGTGCCCTTGTCGCCCACTTGAACATAGAAGAGAGTTCCTGTCAAattctccaccaccaccttcatAATTAATTATCGTCAAAGTTTATTGTTCCTGAGTCTCgtttagagagagaggaaagctTATTTAGGCAAAATTCATGCAAAATATTCGAAAGGTGTTCACGTTTGCTGCATTCTCGACAGACTGTTACACATTACATGCACATGCTGTTAGAGTTTCTGGGAGCAAAAATACACGGAGCTATAAAGTCACCAATGCCCCTGCAAAATTGGAGAATAAGACCTTCGTGGTCAAAGGAGAAGAACTTGTTGTGAAACAAAGTATATGAGAAtctttttcagatatgttcAGATATGTATTGTTCTTCAATATGAAGGTATTTATAAAGAAGTATAAAAATGcgtaaattttaaataaaataggaaataataaattataataggactAAATACAGTACTTCCTATAAATATGCCCTaacataatatattattttaaaaaaatttataaaaaagggAAGTAATGaaaatcctaactaaataAGGAGTCACCATCTCAAGTTAATCATGCATTGCTATATGGGAAAGTTAAAATGAATGACAACGTGTGTTTGACTTAGGATATTGCCACACACAATCTCATCCATAATACTAGAAACCCTTATAAGCTTTAAGTACTTCCCAAACAAAAATGTTAATCTTTTCAAAATACATTCGAGTATTTCGTTTTAAATCTACTAGATTTGATTGGATTTTTAGAGAAAAGTTCAATCATGTCAGTTTTTTTAAAGGGGTGCTACTCGTTACACTAAATTTGTATACTAAATTTGCGTTACAAACGATgaagaataaatttaattaattaataaaacggTGACACGTAATTAGagcatataataaaaaaaatatataaaaagcaatgttaatttaaca
Above is a window of Prunus persica cultivar Lovell chromosome G2, Prunus_persica_NCBIv2, whole genome shotgun sequence DNA encoding:
- the LOC18786271 gene encoding pentatricopeptide repeat-containing protein At1g71460, chloroplastic codes for the protein MEAVTITSPPLSLHHHSFPPNIWFTATNCNNCKNHQTFKMKALTRRQQKTPTFAENDAFPDSLPLHTKNPHAIYKDIQSFARRNKLKEALSILDYLDQQGIPVNATTFSSLIAACVRTRSEDHGKQIHTHIRINGLESNDFIRTKLVHMYTSFGSVEHAQQLFDESSSKSVYSWNALLRGTVISGGRRYRDVLRTYTEMRALGLELNVYSFSSVMKSFAGASALSQGLKTHALLVKNGFIDSSIVRTSLVDLYFKCGKIKLAYRVFEEFGERDVVVWGTMIAGFAHNRRQREALEYARMMVDEGIRPNSVILTSILPVIGDVGARKLGQEVHAFVLKTKSYSKQIFIQSGLIDMYCKCGDMDMGRRVFYHSKERNAICWTALMSGYVANGRPEQALRSVIWMQQEGFKPDLVTVATVLPVCAELKDLKRGKEIHAYAVKNCFLPNVSIISSLMVMYSKCGIFKYSRRLFDGMEQRNVILWTAMIDSYIDNGCLYEALGVIRSMLLSKHRPDSVATARILTICNGLKNLKLGKEIHGQVLKKDFESIPFVASEIVKMYGHCGAVDHAKSAFNIIPVKGSMTWTAIIEAYAYNGMYRDAIDLFDEMRSKDFTPNHFTFQVVLSICDRAGFVNDASRIFHLMSRVYKVKVSEEQYSLIIGLLTRFGRVKEAQRFLQLSSSL